In Treponema sp. OMZ 798, the following proteins share a genomic window:
- a CDS encoding YafY family protein → MRAERLFEIVFILLNRKQTTAQELAKKFGVSVRTIYRDMDILSTAGIPVYTMQGTGGGIFIDESYTINKSILTKEEQEKILLALQCLSPIDEIHTESILNRLSAIFQKNTDWVKIDYSIWGSENGNGIFETLKQAVLECRAVKLEYISSYGEKSERTVYPLRFLYKSKAWYAECYCTEKNDYRLFRLTRILSITKTLTAFNRTDLLNKMPDHKEAAPVSLTNIKLKCTAKTVYRLYDEFPPELITKDSDGSYTLNAALPFDSWVCGFILSLGTEVEILEPKSLKEEIARLAEGIMKKHRKV, encoded by the coding sequence ATGCGCGCTGAAAGACTTTTTGAAATCGTATTCATTCTTCTCAACCGGAAGCAGACAACTGCACAGGAGCTTGCAAAAAAATTCGGAGTATCGGTACGTACTATTTACCGCGATATGGATATTTTAAGTACCGCAGGAATCCCCGTATATACAATGCAGGGAACAGGCGGCGGTATTTTTATCGATGAAAGCTACACAATCAATAAATCGATTTTAACAAAAGAAGAGCAGGAAAAAATTCTGCTTGCACTGCAATGCCTTTCACCAATCGATGAGATACACACCGAATCCATTTTGAACCGTTTATCTGCAATCTTTCAAAAAAATACGGACTGGGTTAAAATCGACTATTCAATTTGGGGAAGTGAAAACGGTAACGGCATTTTTGAAACATTGAAGCAGGCGGTTTTGGAATGCCGCGCCGTCAAGCTGGAATACATCAGCTCTTATGGAGAAAAAAGCGAGCGCACGGTTTATCCCTTGCGATTTTTGTATAAATCAAAGGCGTGGTATGCCGAGTGCTATTGTACCGAAAAAAACGATTACAGGCTTTTCAGATTAACCCGTATTCTTTCTATTACAAAGACTTTAACGGCATTTAACCGTACTGACTTACTGAATAAAATGCCTGACCATAAAGAGGCTGCACCGGTTTCGCTTACAAACATTAAATTAAAATGTACCGCTAAAACAGTCTACAGACTCTACGATGAATTTCCTCCGGAGCTTATTACAAAGGATTCCGACGGCTCGTATACCCTGAATGCAGCTCTCCCCTTTGATTCATGGGTCTGCGGTTTTATCCTGTCACTTGGTACCGAAGTAGAAATCCTCGAGCCGAAAAGCTTAAAAGAAGAAATCGCCCGCCTTGCAGAAGGAATTATGAAAAAGCATAGGAAAGTTTAA
- a CDS encoding ClbS/DfsB family four-helix bundle protein gives MPRPTTKEDLIFASNEQFEKLWSLIDGMTEEERAADINPNERDKNVRDVLVHLYEWHCLLSSWIKSNTKGKPAPFLPAPYNWKTYPKMNIEFWKKHQDTSYTDAEKMLKKTHKDVMKLIETFSNDELFSKKCFNWTGTTTLGSYCVSATASHYDWAIKDIKKALKKYREK, from the coding sequence ATGCCGAGACCTACGACAAAAGAAGATTTGATTTTTGCTTCAAATGAGCAGTTTGAAAAACTGTGGAGCTTAATTGACGGTATGACCGAAGAAGAAAGAGCTGCCGATATAAATCCGAACGAGCGCGATAAAAATGTCCGAGATGTGCTGGTTCATCTTTATGAGTGGCACTGTCTTTTATCGAGTTGGATAAAGTCCAACACGAAAGGGAAGCCGGCACCCTTTTTGCCTGCACCTTATAATTGGAAAACTTATCCTAAAATGAATATTGAGTTTTGGAAAAAGCATCAAGATACTTCTTATACCGATGCCGAAAAAATGCTAAAAAAAACTCATAAAGACGTTATGAAACTCATCGAGACTTTTTCGAATGATGAACTTTTTTCAAAAAAATGTTTTAACTGGACAGGAACAACAACTCTCGGAAGCTACTGTGTATCTGCAACAGCCAGCCATTATGACTGGGCAATCAAGGATATAAAAAAAGCTCTAAAGAAATATAGAGAAAAGTAG